A region of Colletotrichum higginsianum IMI 349063 chromosome 10, whole genome shotgun sequence DNA encodes the following proteins:
- a CDS encoding Trans-2-enoyl-reductase produces the protein MNRGNSISTSLTTPVPLAFSDPKATQQKTHFAPFLPLARILLPSPPLEPIIMIITQSKPSTDSPPAVGFHYESPPAEPAPQALDPGSVLVSFLFAPINPQDLLVIAGRYPVKPAYSHDGEPILGYDGVARVEAVGSGLSPSSDGAPALRQGDLVIPRRHGLGTWRSQAVLDAVDVIRLSPTDDLIGASLLRMAFLPAYLLVEDVVVSGSLKPGDWIVQNAGSGTIARLVAQFARIKGVRTASVVRDRDAESLETLRAELLAEGRGASIVVTESELAGRGVEAHPDLASAAGRDRVVLAIDGVFGEAGERLASLLSHGGTYVNYGSLGGADGAVRLSQRLLFWSEVRFRNFRLSEQLGQRTPAQIESTLLWFQDLLARGVLVTPQVRRIQVPVSTGDKAEFEERVGEAVSLVGDGGIGNVKRVLEFKRTLTTV, from the coding sequence ATGAACCGGGGCAACTCCATTTCCACAAGCTTGACAACTCCTGTTCCTCTTGCATTTTCGGACCCCAAAGCAACACAACAAAAGACACACTTTGCACCATTTCTCCCTCTGGCCCGGATCCTCCTCCCTTCGCCCCCCTTGGAACCAATCATCATGATCATCACGCAGTCGAAGCCCTCGACTGactcgccgcccgccgtcggctTCCACTACGAGTCCCCCCCGGCAGAGCCCGCACCGCAAGCCCTCGACCCCGGCAGCGTTCTCGTGTCGTTCCTCTTCGCCCCGATCAACCCGCAGGACCTGCTGGTTATTGCGGGTCGGTATCCCGTCAAGCCAGCCTACAGCCACGATGGCGAACCGATCCTGGGCtacgacggcgtcgcccgcgtcgaggccgtgggCAGCGGACTCTCCCCCTCGTCGGACGGAGCCCCCGCGCTGCGGCAGGGCGACCTCGTCATCCCACGCCGCCATGGGTTGGGCACCTGGCGGAGCCAAGCCGTTCTGGACGCCGTCGATGTCATCCGTCTCTCGCCCACCGACGACCTGATCGGGGCATCGCTCCTCCGCATGGCCTTCCTGCCCGCctacctcctcgtcgaggacgtcgtcgtcagcggTTCGCTGAAGCCCGGAGACTGGATCGTGCAGAACGCGGGATCCGGCACCATCGCCCGTCTGGTCGCGCAGTTCGCCCGCATCAAGGGCGTCCGCACCGCGAGCGTCGTGCGTGACCGGGACGCAGAGTCCTTGGAGACGCTGAgggccgagctgctcgccgaggggaggggggcctCGATCGTCGTCACCGAGTCGGAGCTCGCTGGCCGGGGTGTCGAGGCACACCCCGAcctggcctcggcggcgggccgcgACCGCGTGGTCCTCGCCATCGAtggcgtctttggcgaggcgggcgagcgCCTCGCGTCTCTGCTGTCGCACGGGGGCACCTATGTCAACTACGGATCCCTGGGCGGAGCCGACGGGGCGGTGCGGCTTTCCCAGCGGCTGCTGTTCTGGTCCGAGGTCAGGTTTCGAAACTTTCGTCTCTCGGAGCAGCTGGGGCAGCGTACGCCGGCACAGATAGAGTCGACCCTGCTCTGGTTCCAGGACCTCCTGGCCCGAGGGGTCTTGGTGACGCCCCAAGTGCGGAGGATCCAGGTCCCTGTGTCGACGGGGGAcaaggccgagttcgaggagagggtcggcgaggcggtgTCTCtggttggcgatggcggcatTGGGAACGTGAAGCGCGTGCTGGAGTTTAAGCGTACTTTGACGACGGTGTGA
- a CDS encoding MFS drug efflux: protein MSDFEKKLATSSDEGVLTPSSPSPQPSTKEPGEEPTSLDAAEDADPARTIHGVKWFLVVCALLSALFLYALDNTVVANVQAKIVQTYHRVDLVPWLGLSFALASAATTLPWSKAYGTFSAKKLYLGSTTVFMAASALCGAAPDINSFIVGRAIAGAGGCGMYMGLLTLLSVTTTNVERPKYLSLTGFVWGIGTVLGPVVGASLAESKATWRWAFYLNLLVGVVVGPIYFILLPDFKPQAGVPLAQRLAQIDYLGTVLSIGAMLCVIMAMNFGGVLWSWNHGESIGLFVTAGVLAVLFVLQQVYYVGTSRTNRLFPMHFWKSRTMICLFFTMMLATFGSFIGIFYLPLYYQFTRGTSAVETSVHLLPFILFLVAFNLLNGQFMGHTGYYYPWYIAGSALELIGGVLLYTVDEHTSNAKIYGYTIILGTGVGCFCQAGFAVAQMKVLPSEIPYSVGFMTVGQMIGIVLGTGMSGALFVNYGQRALAAVFPDVSASEISDALAGVGSGLIDSASADVRAEAIHGITRAIQLAYVPIIAAGSICLVCSVLMRREKVFG, encoded by the exons ATGTCTGACTTTGAGAAGAAACTGGCCACGTCCAGCGACGAGGGCGTGTTGACGCCGTCTTCACCCTCGCCGCAGCCTTCGACCAAGGAGCCTGGCGAGGAGCCTACGAgcctcgatgccgccgaggacgccgacccTGCGCGGACGATTCACGGTGTCAAG TGGTTCCTCGTCGTATGCGCCCTCCTCTCGGCCCTGTTCCTCTACGCCCTCGAcaacaccgtcgtcgccaacgtccAGGCCAAGATCGTCCAGACCTATCAccgcgtcgacctcgtccccTGGCTCGGCCTctccttcgccctcgcctccgccgccacgacCCTGCCATGGTCCAAGGCCTACGGCACCTTCTCCGCCAAGAAACTCTACCTCGGCTCCACGACCGTCTTcatggccgcctcggccctctgcggcgccgcccccgacaTCAACtccttcatcgtcggccgcgccatcgccggcgccggcggctgcggcatgTACATGGGTCTCCTGACGCTGTTGTCCGTGACCACCACCAACGTCGAGCGGCCCAAGTACCTCAGTCTCACCGGCTTCGTCTGGGGAATCGGGACCGTCCTGG GTCCCGTGGTCGGCGCAAGTCTCGCCGAGAGCAAAGCCACGTGGAGGTGGGCTTTCTATCTGAACCTGCtggtcggcgtcgtcgtcggccccaTCTACTTCATCCTGCTGCCCGACTTCAAGCCCCAAGCCGGCGTCCCTCTGGCCCAGCGCCTGGCCCAGATCGACTACCTGGGCACCGTGCTCTCCATCGGCGCCATGCTGTGcgtcatcatggccatgAACTTTGGCGGCGTCCTCTGGAGCTGGAACCACGGCGAGAGCATCGGCCTCTTCGTCACGGCCGGCGTCCTGGCCGTCCTCTTTGTGCTGCAACAGGTCTACTACGTCGGCACGTCGAGGACGAACCGCCTGTTCCCCATGCATTTCTGGAAGAGCCGCACCATGATCTGCCTCTTCTTCACCATGA TGCTTGCAACGTTCGGGAGCTTCATCGGCATCTTCTACCTGCCGCTCTACTACCAGTTCACCCGCGGCACCTCGGCCGTGGAAACATCCGTGCATCTCCTGCCCTTCATCCTGTTCCTGGTGGCGTTCAACCTGCTGAACGGGCAGTTCATGGGACATACCGGATACTACTACCCATGGTACATTGCCGGCTCGGCTCTTgagctcatcggcggcgtgctCCTGT acaccgtcgacgagcacACCTCCAACGCCAAGATTTACGGGTACACCATCATCCTGGGGACGGGCGTCGGCTGCTTCTGCCAGGCgggcttcgccgtcgcccagaTGAAGGTGCTGCCGAGCGAGATCCCGTACAGCGTCGGCTTCATGACCGTCGGCCAGATGATCGGCATCGTCCTGGGCACCGGCATGTCGGGCGCGCTCTTCGTCAACTACGGCCAGCGCGCCCTGGCGGCGGTGTTCCCCGACGTCTCGGCCAGCGAGatctccgacgccctcgccggcgtggGCAGCGGGCTGATCGACTCCGCGTCGGCCGACGTCCGGGCCGAGGCCATCCACGGCATCACGCGCGCCATCCAGCTGGCTTATGtgcccatcatcgccgccggctccaTCTGCTTGGTCTGCAGCGTCCTCATGCGCAGGGAGAAGGTCTTTGGTTGA
- a CDS encoding Short chain dehydrogenase reductase family has product MPPVAVSDMDLPGEPVHPLPEAKDPLASSVPTPQLFSLANKTVVITGGGRGLGITFALAVLEAGGHAACLDILPEPSPVEWAHLSKLAAAAGLSVTYHRCDITDEAATQRVFEDVADDADARGAPFWGAVACAGIQQKIPALEYPVADFERIQKVNVVGVFVTAKHAARILVNRKRKGSILLISSMSGEIANRGLTCSAYNTSKAAVQQMCRSVAQEWGQYGIRVNTLSPGYIRTAMTDQLLQAEPDVETTWMRGALLQRLGTPEDFKAPAVFLLSEGSSFMTGADLRVDGGHCASA; this is encoded by the exons ATGCCTCCCGTAGCCGTCAGCGACATGGATCTCCCCGGCGAGCCGgtccaccccctccccgaaGCAAAGGACCCTCTCGCCTCCTCCGTGCCGACGCCCCAgctcttctccctcgccaacaagaccgtcgtcatcaccggcggcggccgcggcctcggcatcaccttcgccctcgccgtcctcgaggccggcggccacgccgcctgcctcgacatcctcccgGAGCCCTCGCCCGTCGAGTGGGCTCACCTGtccaagctcgccgccgccgccggcctctcCGTCACCTACCACCGCTGCGACATcaccgacgaggccgccacCCAGCGCGTCttcgaggacgtcgccgacgacgccgacgcccgcgGCGCCCCCTTCTggggcgccgtcgcctgcGCCGGCATCCAGCAGAAGATCCCGGCCCTCGAGTACCCCGTCGCCGACTTTGAGCGCATACAAAAggtcaacgtcgtcggcgtcttcgtcaccgCCAAGCACGCCGCCCGCATCCTCGTCAACCGCAAGAGGAAGGGCAGCATCCTGCTCATCTCGAGCATGTCGGGAGAGATTGCCAACCGA GGACTGACGTGCAGCGCCTACAACACGAGcaaggccgccgtccagCAGATGTGCCGATCCGTCGCTCAGGAATGGGGCCAGTACGGCATCCGCGTCAACACCCTCTCCCCCGGC TACATCCGCACCGCCATGACCGAccagctcctgcaggccgaGCCCGACGTCGAGACAACGTGGATGAGGGGCGCCCTGCTCCAGCGCCTCGGCACGCCCGAGGACTTCAAGGCcccggccgtcttcctcctgTCCGAGGGGAGCTCCTTCAtgaccggcgccgaccttCGTGTCGACGGCGGACATTGCGCGTCCGCTTAA
- a CDS encoding Transketolase: MAPSAVPEPVPQEGIVAAKGINGSNNSTAAAGQFTLTDAEKKQVDLVLRTFRCLIADLCEQYKGGHPGGAMGMAAIGTSLWKYAMRYSPRNPDYFNRDRFVLSNGHTCLFQYAFLHLTGYRNMTMDQLKSYHSSRTDSICPGHPEIEHEGIEVTTGPLGQGIANAVGLAVATKHLAATYNRPGFPVVDNTTWCMIGDACLQEGVAMEAIQLAGHWRLGNLVVMYDNNQITCDGSVDLCNTEDVNAKMRACGWHVVDIEDGNWDVEAIVRAMDEARAVRDRPTFINIHTVIGIGSAVAGDAKAHGAAYGAADVANIKKTFGMDPEQHFVVGDEVYDYFRGAVSRGEQTEAEWNALVAAYAREHPDLAAEFKKRVSGDWVDDWHKFIPAKEDFPTTPTPSRKSAGLVCNPIAAGLNNLMVGTADLSPSVNMIWKGKVDFQNPDLRTSCGINGDYSGRYIHYGIREHAMAAISNGLAAFNKGTILPVTSSFFMFYIYAAPGVRMGALQRLQQIHIATHDSIGTGEDGPTHQPIALPALYRAMPNLLYVRPCDSEETAGAFVLAMEARDTPTIISLSRQALEQYPQHTSREGVLRGAYVFREEEEADVTLIGVGAEMVFAVRTAALLKEKHGIRARIVSFPCQRVFERQPVEYKREVLRYRSRAPRVVIEAYAVNGWERYADAGFSMASFGHSLPGPDAYKYFGFDEEVIAPAVAALVDDVRANGVESLRGEFRDLNPVNHHH, encoded by the exons ATGGCACCCAGTGCTGTCCCCGAGCCCGTGCCGCAAGAGGGCATCGTGGCCGCCAAAGGCATCAACGGCTCCAACAacagcacggcggcggccggccagTTCACCCTCACagacgccgagaagaagcaggtcgacctcgtcctccgcACGTTCCGCTGCCTCATCGCCGACCTGTGCGAGCAGTACAAGGGCGGCCACCCGGGCGGCGCCATGGGCATGGCGGCCATCGGCACGTCGCTCTGGAAGTACGCCATGCGGTACTCGCCCCGGAACCCGGACTACTTCAACCGGGACCGCTTCGTGCTGTCCAACGGCCACACGTGCCTGTTCCAGTACGCCTTCCTGCACCTGACGGGCTACCGCAACATGACCATGGACCAGCTCAAGTCGTACCACTCGAGCCGCACCGACTCCATCTGCCCCGGCCACCCGGAGATCGAGCACGAGGGCATCGAGGTGACGACGGGCCCGCTGGGCCAGggcatcgccaacgccgtcggcctcgccgtcgccaccaagcacctcgccgccacctACAACCGGCCCGGcttccccgtcgtcgacaacaCGACGTGGTGCATGATCGGGGACGCCTGCCTGCAGGAGGGCGTGGCCATGGAGGCCATCCAGCTCGCCGGCCACTGGCGCCTCggcaacctcgtcgtcatgTACGACAACAACCAGATCACCTgcgacggcagcgtcgaCCTCTGCAACACGGAGGACGTCAACGCCAAGATGCGGGCCTGCGGCTggcacgtcgtcgacatcgaggacggcaactgggacgtcgaggccatcgtgCGCGCCATGGACGAGGCCCGCGCCGTCCGGGACCGGCCGACTTTCATCAACATCCACAccgtcatcggcatcggcagcgccgtcgccggcgacgcaaaggcccacggcgccgcctacggcgccgccgacgtcgccaacatcaagaagaCCTTCGGCATGGACCCGGAGCAGcacttcgtcgtcggcgacgaggtctACGACTACTTCCGCGGCGCCGTCTCGCGCGGCGAGCAGACGGAGGCCGAGTGGAACGCGCTGGTCGCCGCCTACGCCCGCGAGCACCCGGACCTGGCGGCCGAGTTCAAGAAGCGCGTCTCCGGGGACTGGGTCGACGACTGGCACAAGTTCATCCCGGCCAAGGAGGACTTCCCGACGACTCCGACGCCGTCTCGCAAGTCGGCCGGTCTGGTCTGCAACCCCATCGCGGCCGGCCTGAACAACCTCATGGTCGGCACGGCGGACCTATCGCCTTCGGTCAACATGATCTGGAAGGGCAAGGTTGACTTTCAGAAT CCCGACCTGAGAACAAGCTGCGGTATCAACGGCGACTACTCCGGCCGGTACATCCACTACGGCATCCGCGAGCATGCCATggccgccatctccaacgGCCTGGCTGCCTTCAACAAGGGGACCATCCTGCCCGTcacctcgagcttcttcatGTTCTACATC TACGCCGCCCCCGGAGTCCGCATGGGAGCCCTCCAGCGCCTCCAGCAGATCCACATCGCGACGCACGACTccatcggcaccggcgaggacggcccTACGCACCAGCCCATCGCGCTGCCCGCCCTCTACCGCGCCATGCCGAACCTGCTCTACGTCCGGCCCTGCGACAGCGAGGAGACGGCCGGCGCCTTCGTGCTGGCCATGGAGGCCCGCGACACGCCGACCATCATCTCGCTCTCGCGCCAGGCTCTGGAGCAGTACCCGCAGCACACGTCGCGCGAGGGCGTGCTCCGCGGCGCCTACGTCTtccgcgaggaggaggaagccgaCGTCACgctcatcggcgtcggcgccgagatgGTCTTCGCCGTCCGGACGGCCGCCCTGCTCAAGGAGAAGCACGGCATCCGCGCGCGCATCGTCAGCTTCCCGTGCCAGCGCGTCTTCGAGCGGCAGCCGGTCGAGTACAAGCGCGAGGTGCTGCGGTACCGGTCGCGGGCGCCGcgcgtcgtcatcgaggcCTACGCCGTCAACGGGTGGGAGCGCTACGCCGACGCGGGCTTCTCCATGGCCTCCTTCGGCCACTCGCTGCCCGGCCCGGACGCGTACAAGTACTTtggcttcgacgaggaggtcatcgcgcccgccgtcgccgcgctggtcgacgacgtcagGGCCAACGGCGTCGAGAGCCTGAGGGGCGAGTTCCGCGACCTCAACCCTgtcaaccaccaccactga
- a CDS encoding C6 transcription factor, whose protein sequence is MVADNQRLPFPAGGGGGDDNHNYNCSYNDNDDANDGRRLAEYPDQPPPAKKKKTRTRTGCLNCRRKKRKCDEGRPACGGCSRRKERCEWGIKVTFRAENAQTIRRDHPSMKKARRPPLRRQLEILDVTDEVIRDYHFPPGLQDYDSDRDRDRDPDPDPDPDPGLSSAGDDATPDDPKTTTTTTAAAAAPVTTYDNTDEAKFLDSPVSYSTSTVGGRTASVADSNTARRTQSLSGPSTASTDQVAAVSGFGALLSPSTRRRDDDKTHHSPVGDGMDYHLSPASTSQLVTDSAVANLIYLSQGGGVHGHGHYHHHHQQQQQHHSNNQQEHPPPTVPGGIPVTTLPVDPLMDAPFDFMDQIFTPEGSYEDGIFLPGSAYHELHSTLRNHLIQEVRSTGPTRPASPASGQNSGQRSTDAVSGPSSQSLSSLSSSSSSSLSSSESTDAAEETTAAGETTSSDHEPPFLPPNEECALWKNWVDEISPWLDKFDNQRHFQHSLPTMARSHDHLRYSMLALSARQLELKDRTRPTDQSLALYQEAIHLLLPQLPTRTTAVIASCVVLCVLEMASCSPKAWRRHLDGCASLMQAVGMNGFVGGVEQALFWCFVRMDVCGGLISSVRTLIPVGRWASGVVDDHNDDNDDDNNLEADAGRFLAHNDRGHDTWANYAVYLCARVLNLLAPLAKANPGGLFFDGGGLPTNDAQYRARWMRLWRLVEDWHARRPAEMRPIMTIPPSSDDAEPFPAILYSNPAAISGNQLYHTAALLMLQNRPASLRPSPRPRSALWHARQICGISMTNHHHGAWTNSVQPLWIAGRCMSHPAEHRAILRLLDKIERESGWGTKWRADDLKDFWGDLGDG, encoded by the coding sequence ATGGTCGCCGACAATCAACGCCTGCCGTtccccgccggcggcggtggtggcgacGACAACCATAACTACAACTGCAGctacaacgacaacgacgatgcCAATGACGGTCGGCGTCTGGCCGAGTACCCGGaccagccgccgcccgccaagaagaagaagacgcggacgcggacgggGTGCCTCAACTGCCGCCGCAAGAAGCGCAAGTGTGACGAGGGCCGCCCGGCCTGCGGCGGGTGCTCGAGGCGGAAAGAGAGGTGCGAGTGGGGGATCAAGGTGACGTTCCGCGCCGAGAATGCCCAGACGATCCGGCGAGACCACCCGTCCATGAAGAaggcccgccgcccgcctctcCGTCGACAgctcgagatcctcgacgtCACAGACGAGGTCATCCGCGACTACCACTTCCCCCCCGGCCTCCAAGACTACGACTCGGACAGGGACCGGGACCGTGACCCGgacccagacccagacccagacccCGGGCTGTCTTCGGCCGGGGATGACGCTACCCCCGACGacccgaagacgacgacgacgacgacggcggcggcggcggcgccggtgacgaCGTACGACAACACCGATGAAGCCAAGTTCCTCGACAGTCCCGTGTCGTACTCGACGTCGACAGTCGGCGGACGCACGGCATCCGTCGCCGACTCCAACACCGCCAGGAGGACGCAGTCTTTGTCTGGGCCCAGCACAGCGTCAACGGACCAGGTGGCCGCCGTGTCGGGCTTCGGTGCCCTGCTGAGCCCGTCGACGCGGCGAAGAGACGACGACAAAACACACCACTCGCCGGTGGGCGACGGCATGGACTATCACCTCTCGCCGGCGTCTACCTCACAACTGGTCACCGACAGCGCCGTGGCGAACCTCATCTACCTCAGCCAGGGCGGCGGAGTCCATGGACATGGtcattatcatcatcatcatcagcagcagcagcagcatcataGTAATAACCAACAAGAACACCCTCCGCCGACGGTCCCCGGCGGCATCCCTGTCACGACGTTACCCGTGGACCCCCTGATGGACGCGCCCTTCGACTTCATGGACCAGATCTTCACGCCCGAGGGCTCGTACGAAGACGGCATCTTCCTCCCGGGCTCGGCCTACCACGAACTACACTCTACACTGCGGAACCACCTGATCCAGGAGGTCCGGTCCACCGgcccgacgaggccggcatccccGGCTTCCGGCCAGAACTCCGGACAGAGATCCACCGACGCCGTTTCGGGGCCTTCGTCGCagtcgctgtcgtcgctgtcgtcgtcatcgtcgtcctcgttATCGTCTTCGGAATCAACCGACGCAGCTGAAGAAacgacggccgccggcgagacAACATCCTCGGACCACGAacccccctttctcccccCCAACGAGGAGTGCGCGCTGTGGAAGAACTGGGTGGACGAGATCTCGCCCTGGCTCGACAAGTTCGACAACCAGCGGCACTTCCAGCACTCGCTGCCGACCATGGCCCGGTCTCACGACCACCTACGCTACTCCATGCTGGCCCTCTCGGCGCGGCAGCTCGAGCTGAAGGACCGTACCCGGCCGACGGACCAGAGCCTGGCGCTCTACCAGGAGGCGATccacctgctgctgccgcagctGCCGACGCGGACGACGGCCGTCATCGCGTCGTGCGTCGTGCTCTGCGTGCTCGAGATGGCCAGCTGCTCGCCCAAGGCGTGGCGGCGCCACCTCGACGGCTGCGCGAGCCTCATGCAGGCCGTCGGCATGaacggcttcgtcggcggcgtcgagcaggcGCTCTTCTGGTGCTTCGTCCGCATGGACGTCTGCGGCGGCCTCATCTCGTCCGTCCGGACCCTCATCCCCGTCGGCCGATGGGCGTCcggggtcgtcgacgatcacaacgacgacaacgacgacgacaacaacctcgaggccgacgccggccggTTCCTCGCCCACAACGACCGCGGCCACGACACCTGGGCCAACTACGCCGTCTACCTCTGCGCCCGGGTGCTCAACCTGCTCGCGCCgctggccaaggccaacccgggcggcctcttcttcgacggcggcgggctccCGACCAACGACGCGCAGTACCGGGCCCGATGGATGCGGCTCTggcgcctcgtcgaggactgGCACGCCCGACGCCCGGCCGAGATGCGGCCCATCATGACCATCCCCCCCTCGtccgacgacgccgagccgTTCCCGGCCATCCTCTACAGCAACCCggccgccatctcgggcAACCAGCTCTACCAcacggcggcgctgctgatgctgcagAACCGGCCGGCCTCGCTGcgcccgtcgccgcggccgcgctCGGCGCTCTGGCACGCGCGCCAGATCTGCGGCATCTCCATGAcgaaccaccaccacggcgCCTGGACCAACAGCGTCCAGCCGCTCTGGATCGCCGGCCGCTGCATGAGCCACCCGGCCGAGCACCGCGCCATCCTGCGGCTGCTGGACAAGATCGAGAGGGAGAGCGGATGGGGCACCAAGTGGAGGGCGGACGACCTGAAGGACTTTTGGGGCGACCTGGGAGACGGTTAG
- a CDS encoding Hexose transporter, with translation MTILVGRPLNWAITATAGSGFLLFGYDQGVMSGLLTGYAFTRTFPEIDTTNGGGGSSSLQGTVVAIYEIGCFFGAIFCLLVGERLGRRRCIMIGCVVLSIGAALQAAAFGIPQMIVGRIVAGLGNGMNTSTIPVWHSELMKADNRGRGLAIELAINIFGVALNGMSFIANDAQFRFPLALQILFAVVTFLGVLVLPESPRWLIAHDRHDEARHVLWAVERDARSISETEPKLERNLAEIQAAIREEREAANAGSFRMMFKNGDQKFFYRTMLGIGGQFMQQLSGINLITYYAPVIFQESVGMTHSLSLLLAGFNGIAYFFSSLIPIWIIDRLGRRKLMLFAAAGQCACMAVLAGTVSNGSVPAGIVAIVMLFLFNFFFAVGLLAIPWLLPAEYAPLAIRTRAAALATASNWIFTFLVVEITPVSIRNIGWRTYVYFCVFNAFFVPLIYFFYPETRNLSLEQIDRLFTGGKVQLYWKASMGTPGEGGTGIVDEKDSESGSGKVLRVENKEDSPN, from the exons atgaCCATCCTCGTCGGAAGGCCCCTCAACTGGGCCATCACGGCCaccgccggctccggcttcctcctcttcggctACGACCAGGGCGTCATGTCCGGCCTGCTCACCGGCTACGCCTTCACCCGCACGTTCCCCGAGATCGACACcaccaacggcggcggcggcagctcctCGCTGCagggcaccgtcgtcgccatctaCGAGATCGGCTGCTTCTTCGGCGCCATCTTCTgcctgctcgtcggcgagcgcctcggccgccgccgctgcatCATGATCGGCTGCGTCGTCCTCagcatcggcgccgccctgcaggccgccgccTTTGGTATCCCGCAGATGATCGTGGGCCGCATTGTCGCTGGTCTCGGGAACGGAATGAACACGAGCACCATCC CCGTGTGGCATTCGGAGCTGATGAAGGCGGACAACCGAGGCCGCGGTCTCGCCATCGAACTGGCCATCAACATCTTTGGCGTTGCCCTGA ACGGCATGAGCTTCATCGCCAACGACGCCCAGTTCCGCTTCCCGCTCGCCCTGCAGatcctcttcgccgtcgtcacgttcctcggcgtcctcgtcctccccgaGTCGCCCCGGTGGCTCATCGCCCACGACCGCCACGACGAGGCCCGCCACGTCCTCTGGGCCGTCGAGCGCGACGCCCGCTCCATCAGCGAGACCGAGCCCAAGCTGGAGCGCAACCTGGCCGAGATCCAGGCCGCCATCCGCGAGGagcgcgaggccgccaacgccggcagCTTCCGCATGATGTTCAAGAACGGCGACCAAAAGTTCTTTTACCGCACCATGCTGGGTATCGGAGGCCAGTTCATGCAGCAGCTGAGCGGCATCAACTTGATCACCTAC TACGCCCCCGTCATCTTTCAAGAGTCCGTCGGCATGACGCACAGCCTctccctgctcctcgccggcttcaacggcatcgcctacttcttctcctccctcatCCCCATCTGGATCAtcgaccgcctcggccgccgcaaGCTCAtgctcttcgccgccgccggccagtGCGCCTGCatggccgtcctcgccggcaccgtctCCAACGGCAGCGTGcccgccggcatcgtcgccatcgtcatgctcttcctcttcaacttcttcttcgccgtcggcctgctcgccaTCCCCTGGCTGCTGCCGGCCGAGTACGCGCCCCTGGCCATCCGcacccgcgccgccgccctcgccacgGCCTCCAACTGGATCTTcaccttcctcgtcgtcgagatcacCCCCGTCAGCATCAGGAACATTGGCTGGCGCACCTACGTCTACTTCTGCGTCTTTAACGCCTTCTTCGTGCCCCTCATCTACTTCTTCTACCCGGAGACCCGGAACCTTAGCCTCGAGCAGATCGACCGCCTCTTCACGGGCGGCAAGGTGCAGCTGTATTGGAAGGCGAGCATGGGCACCCCGGGCGAGGGGGGGACGGGTATCGTTGACGAGAAGGACTCGGAGTCGGGCTCGGGAAAAGTCCTCCGTGTTGAGAACAAGGAAGACTCCCCCAACTGA